A DNA window from Bacteroidia bacterium contains the following coding sequences:
- a CDS encoding SIMPL domain-containing protein (The SIMPL domain is named for its presence in mouse protein SIMPL (signalling molecule that associates with mouse pelle-like kinase). Bacterial member BP26, from Brucella, was shown to assemble into a channel-like structure, while YggE from E. coli has been associated with resistance to oxidative stress.) — protein sequence MKFITIILGGLLFSCLSLMAQVGGNQLYDRENKSYNSDESGNAAFPNKNPSKTVEIYANNEILIRVAGLMNVIADKYVAVFNVIQVAETASQADALMNERIAVLRTELKHAGFDSTAIFVDLVSFLPRYDYQADSKLFSKSYNEVPAGFELQKNIMIQYKKAFQLDAIITAAAQAEIYDLIKVDYFLSSQAAYRDSLRAHCHREFRNKVKAYESLGIRMDSVKRVANENFTITYPPNRYFSYQAFSRPSLNAARKRTSANTKEIYKAVSKYYNQVEPDNYDVIINPIVSEPAVQITYTMAVKFMLPETPAKSNYYIITPTGEVKPFNPK from the coding sequence ATGAAGTTTATCACAATTATTCTTGGTGGGTTACTATTTAGCTGTTTGTCATTAATGGCACAAGTAGGTGGAAATCAACTATATGACAGAGAAAATAAATCCTATAATTCAGATGAATCTGGGAATGCAGCATTTCCAAACAAAAATCCGTCAAAAACGGTTGAAATATATGCTAACAATGAGATTTTGATTCGGGTGGCCGGCTTGATGAACGTTATCGCAGATAAATATGTGGCCGTTTTTAATGTGATTCAGGTTGCCGAAACGGCCTCCCAGGCAGATGCACTGATGAACGAGAGAATAGCCGTTCTACGCACAGAACTTAAACATGCCGGTTTTGACTCTACGGCTATTTTTGTTGATCTCGTATCATTCTTGCCAAGATATGATTATCAAGCTGATTCAAAGCTGTTTAGCAAAAGCTATAATGAAGTTCCCGCGGGATTTGAACTGCAAAAAAACATTATGATTCAGTATAAAAAAGCCTTTCAATTAGATGCTATCATTACGGCAGCTGCTCAGGCTGAAATCTATGATTTAATAAAAGTAGATTATTTTCTGTCAAGCCAAGCAGCTTACCGAGATAGCCTACGCGCACATTGCCATCGAGAATTTCGCAATAAGGTGAAAGCATACGAATCTCTGGGAATTCGTATGGATTCCGTAAAACGTGTTGCTAATGAGAATTTTACAATAACATATCCGCCGAACCGCTATTTCTCATATCAAGCATTTTCCCGCCCCTCACTGAATGCAGCACGCAAAAGAACGTCCGCTAATACCAAAGAAATCTATAAAGCGGTATCAAAATACTATAATCAAGTAGAGCCCGATAATTATGACGTTATTATAAACCCGATAGTTTCGGAGCCGGCCGTGCAAATAACTTATACAATGGCTGTTAAATTTATGCTGCCGGAAACACCCGCTAAGTCAAACTATTACATTATCACCCCCACCGGGGAGGTTAAACCCTTCAACCCAAAATAA